From Actinomyces procaprae:
CCACCGCCGGTGCTGCGCCGAAGCAGAACCCGACGCTGTTCGCCCTGGCGTACGCCGCCTCCGTGTCGCAGGCCCGTGACGCCGCGCTCGCGGCGCTGCCGCGTGTGGCCCGCACCGGAACGCACCTGTTCACCTTCGCCACCTACGTCGAGCAGTTCCGTGGATGGGGGCGCGGCCTGCGCCGCGCCGTCGGCTCCTGGTACACGACCAAGACCGCCGAGCAGCTCGCCTACCAGGCGGTCAAGTACCGCCAGCGCGACGGCTGGACGCACCGCGACCTGCTGCGCCTGGCTCACCCGGCCGCCGCGGAGGCCGACATGCGCGCCACCCTCGACTGGATCGCCCACGGCACCGTAGGGGAGGAGGTGCCCTCCCTGATCGAGGGTTTCGTCAAGGCTCAGGAAGTGGATGCCGCTCGGGCCGACGCCGATGCCACCTGGGCGCGGATCGTCCGCGACTACCGCCTGACCTGGGAGATGCTGCCGGATGCGGCGCTGGCCCGGCCCGAAGTCTGGGATGCGCTGCTCGACGCCGGGGTGCCGCTGACCGCACTCATGCGCCAGCTGCCGCGCCTGACCCGACTGGGGCTGCTGCCCGCAATGGGCGGGCGCACCGATGAGGTCTGCGCGCAGTTGACCGACACCGAGCGCCTGCGTGCCGCCCGCGTGCACCCGGTATCCGCGCTGATCGCCCAGCGCACCTACGCCTCCGGGTTCTCCCGGCGCGGCAAGAGCGCCTGGACGCCGACGACGAAGGTTGCCGACGCGCTGGACGCCGCCTTCTACGCGGCCTTCGGTGCCGCGGAGAGTGCGGGGAAGCGCACCATGCTGGCCGTCGACGTGTCCGGCTCCATGGGTATGCCGATCTCCGGCATGGCCTTGACGGCCCGCGAGGCGGCGGCCGCGCTGGCGCTGGTGCAACTGGCCACCGAGCCGGGCTCCGCCGCCTTCGCCTTCTCCAGCGCTCGCCCGGGATACTGGCAGCCGGCCGCCATGGCCCCGCTGGACATCAGCCCCCGCCGTCGTCTCGACGACGCGCTGAAGGTGGTGGACGCGATGCCCTTCGGTGGTACGGACTGCGCACTGCCCATGCTGTACGCCGCCGAGCACGACCTGGAAGTGGACACCTTCGTCATCTACACCGATAACGAGACCTGGGCCGGTGACATCCACCCGTTCCAGGCGCTGCGTCGCTACCGCGAGCACAGCGGCATCCCCGCCAGGCTCGTCGTGGTGGGAATGACCTCCACGGGCTTTTCCATCGCCGACCCGGACGATGCCGGCATGCTCGACGTCGTTGGCTTCGACACCGCGGTGCCGAGCCTGATCACGGAGTTCTCGCGGGGGCTCTCAGGTGGGCTCTGACCCGCTGCGCACAGTGCGCAACCGGAGGGCGGCCGTCCCAGACGGGGATGGCCGCCCTCCGGCACGCTCAATGGGAGTATCCGACCCGTTGGCGGCCCGGGCCGCCGAGTTGCACGCACAGGCCCTCGAGGCCGACGCCTTGGCCGCCCGCTACCGGGCCGAGCGGGACGAGCTCATCGACCGGCTCCGCGAGGCCGAGCCGAAGCGCTGGTCCTACACCGCCCTCGCCCAGGCACTCGGCTGCAGCCGGGAACTGATCGCCCAGATCGTGCGTCGGCGGCGCTGAGTAGGACCTGCGGAGCGAACGTCTAGCAATTCGTGTCGTGAGGAGCCGGTAGCCTGCTCGAGTCGGCTCCACCCCGCCCTGTGGAGCCGTCCGCCGGGGAGTGCTGGGCATACGCTCAAACGCCCGGTAGCTCAGGGCAACCTCAACCATCTCCGCACCGAAATCCATGAAGCTCAGTAATCACGACCTGGCCCTGCACGGCATGCTCAGCGTTCTCCCGCCTTACCTGGAGCGCTACCTGCGCAACACGCTGGGGAATCGTTGCACACCTGAAATGCTGCGTGCTCTGCTCGCCGGGTCGGGCCCGGTTCCGGAGCTCCCCGACCTGGCGGACCTGTCCATCCAGATCCGCATCCTTACCGCGCGTGGCTCCAACGGCCGCTACCTCATGCCGCTGCCACCGGGCGCGGGCAGCAAGCTGCACGAGGTGCGCCGCTTCCGCAATCAAGCGGTACACGGGGCTCGTTTCGACGCCGACAAGACCCTCGCGGCCCTGGTGGCCGTGAGCGAGCTGCTGCGGCTGATTAGAGCTGAGTCGGGGCGTGAGCAGATACGCGAGCTCATAGGCAGCATCGACGACGGCCGGGGCGCACGCCGCGGCCCGCTCGACGCCGTCGGTATCAAGGTCGAGTGCGCGCCCGTGATCGGCTACGCGCACGCGGTCGCAGGCCTGGAGGCGGAGGTATCCGTTGCCCTGAGCCTTCCCGACTCTGTGGCAGGCGCCCCGGGCCCCGTCGAGGCGACCGTGACCATTATTGAGGACGACGGCGGCCACGAGCTGGTCGAGCCGTGGCGGTTCACCTGGGACGCGGGTGCGCAGCGCGAACTGCACACCAGCAGGGCCTTGAAACTGAACCGGGACAACCTGGCGCAGGTCGATCAGCCGGGTCCTGCGCACGGGCGCGTGGAGCTGCGCACTCGGGATGGTGCGAAGCTGGTCCGGCGGATTGATGCCCTGTCCGCATTGCCCCCGCGCCAGTGGCAGCAGGCCGGAGGCGACTGTTGGGCCGGCCCGGCGCTGGCGACCTTCGTCCAGCCCGATCAGCCTGCGGTTCAGGCGCTGGCAGCGCAGGCGCGCTTGCGCGCCGGCCTGGGTACAGCCGCCTCTGCACCCGACGACGTTGCCGATGCGGCCTGCGCCCTACTGCGCAGTCGCGGCATCGCAGCGGACGGGGATGGTTTTCGAGGGCGGGATCCGCTTACGGTCCGCACCGCGGGCGAGGTCATGGATGCGCGTTCCGGCAGCGCGCTCGACGTCGCAGTCCTGCTCGCCGGCATCCTGGAACAGCTCGGGGGCCACCCGGTGCTGGCGCTGACGCCCGCCTCGGTGCTGCTCGGCTACGCGAGGAATGACGCGGTGAGCACGGATGGCTCCCCGGAGGCCTTCGCCGCAGGGGTGCGGCAGGGCGGCATCGGACTGATAGACCCGGTTGCCGCGCTGCGCTCGCCCGCGGGGGTGCTACACGCGCCGGGTGACGCGGCCCAGCAGATCGTGGAGGCCACCCTCGCAGAACTGACCCTGGTGGTTCCGCTCGCTGCGGCACGCTCCGGCGGTGCGGTGCCGCAGCCGGTGCTCGAACGCGACGAGGACGACGTCGTCGTGGAGCTGCCCCTGCCCCCGTCCGCCGCCCGGGCGGAACAGGATGCTGCGGGCCTGTCCGCTCCGACGCCCGCGCCCGCAGACCAGACGCGCCCGGCGCCCGAGCCGGGCACCGGGCGGGCGGCGGATGCGGCACCGGCGCGCGTGGAGGAGTGGAAACGGTCCCTGCTAGACCTGTCCCTGCGCAACCCGCTGATCGACCGCACCGCGCGCTCAGCGATCGAGCTCAAGGTGCCGCCGGAACTCGTCGGCGACTTCGAGGACATCGTCAACAAGCGCGACAACCTGGGCCTCAGGGCCGCAGCCGGCTTCGGCGGCAGGCCCGCCCGGGGCGCCGCGCAGGCGGCGGATGACGCCACGGAGTTGCTGAAGGCGCACACCGTGGGTGCGGTTCTTGGAAGCAAGGAGTACGTGCGGCGCCTACAGAACCTGGCCGCATCCGCTCGCACCACCCTGGAGGAGACCGGGGCGAACAACCTGTACCTCGCGATCGGCACGCTCTGCTGGTACGCCGATGGTCAGCGTGTGCGCTCTCCCCTGATCCTTATCCCCGTGAAGCTGGAACGGGAGGGGGACACGTTCATTGTGTCGCTGGATGAGGCCGGCGTGTCCACCCCCAACTACTCCCTGCTCGCACGCTTCCAGGCGGATACGGGCATCGAGCTGACGGCGCTGCGTGAGCCCGTATACGACGACCACGGCGTCAATGTTGAGGCCACGCTGGACAAGCTGCGTCAGCAGCTGCGTGCCGCAGGTCGCCGCGACCGCGTCGAGCCCACCGTCCACCTCGGGCTGTTCCGCTTCTCCACTTACCGCATGTGGCGGGACCTCGCGGAGGACTGGCCGACCATAATCGCCAATCCGCTGGTGGCGCGCCTGCTGGGCGGCACTCCCGGCGCCGGCGCTGCGGATCAGGCGGCCGGGTCGGCGACGGATCTCGATGAGGTGGTGGAGAACCTGCCCCTGGTGGCGGACTCCGCCCAGGCCCAGGTGATCGCCGAC
This genomic window contains:
- a CDS encoding TROVE domain-containing protein, translated to MDFLKGISTRRTPQRESARTGQVRNAAGGYGFALDDAARLRRFLILGVDGGTYYTDARTLALENAEVLHRMAVADPQGLVNTIIEVSTAGAAPKQNPTLFALAYAASVSQARDAALAALPRVARTGTHLFTFATYVEQFRGWGRGLRRAVGSWYTTKTAEQLAYQAVKYRQRDGWTHRDLLRLAHPAAAEADMRATLDWIAHGTVGEEVPSLIEGFVKAQEVDAARADADATWARIVRDYRLTWEMLPDAALARPEVWDALLDAGVPLTALMRQLPRLTRLGLLPAMGGRTDEVCAQLTDTERLRAARVHPVSALIAQRTYASGFSRRGKSAWTPTTKVADALDAAFYAAFGAAESAGKRTMLAVDVSGSMGMPISGMALTAREAAAALALVQLATEPGSAAFAFSSARPGYWQPAAMAPLDISPRRRLDDALKVVDAMPFGGTDCALPMLYAAEHDLEVDTFVIYTDNETWAGDIHPFQALRRYREHSGIPARLVVVGMTSTGFSIADPDDAGMLDVVGFDTAVPSLITEFSRGLSGGL